A stretch of Nonomuraea africana DNA encodes these proteins:
- a CDS encoding pyridoxal phosphate-dependent aminotransferase: MSSRISARISAISESATLAVDAKAKAMKAAGRPVIGFGAGEPDFPTPGYIVEAAVEAAHDPRFHKYTPAGGLPELKQAIADKTLRDSGYQVDASRVLVTNGGKQAVYQAFATLLDPGDEVLVVAPYWTTYPEAIKLAGGVQVDVVTDETTGYLASVEQLEAARTERTKVLLFVSPSNPTGAVYPREQVEAIGRWAAGHGLWVVTDEIYEHLVYGETEFTSIATAVPELGDKVVILNGVAKTYAMTGWRVGWLIGPSDVVKAATNLQSHATSNVCNVAQVAALAAVNGDLSAVARMREAFDRRRRTMVRMLNEIPGVVCPEPQGAFYVYPSVKALLGKELRGRRPQTSAELAELILEEAEVAVVPGEAFGTPGYFRLSYALGDDDLVEGVSRLQKLLSEAV; the protein is encoded by the coding sequence ATGTCCAGCCGCATCTCCGCACGCATCTCCGCGATCTCCGAGTCCGCCACCCTGGCCGTCGACGCCAAGGCGAAGGCCATGAAGGCCGCAGGCCGTCCGGTCATCGGCTTCGGCGCGGGCGAGCCCGACTTCCCCACGCCCGGCTACATCGTCGAGGCGGCGGTCGAGGCGGCGCACGACCCGCGCTTCCACAAGTACACGCCGGCGGGCGGCCTGCCCGAGCTGAAGCAGGCGATCGCCGACAAGACCCTGCGCGACTCCGGCTACCAGGTCGACGCCTCGCGGGTCCTGGTGACCAACGGCGGCAAGCAGGCGGTCTACCAGGCGTTCGCGACGCTGCTCGACCCCGGCGACGAGGTGCTGGTGGTCGCGCCCTACTGGACGACCTACCCCGAGGCGATCAAGCTGGCCGGCGGGGTGCAGGTCGACGTCGTCACCGACGAGACCACCGGCTACCTCGCCTCCGTCGAGCAGCTCGAGGCGGCCCGCACCGAGCGGACCAAGGTGCTGCTGTTCGTCTCGCCGTCCAACCCGACGGGCGCGGTCTACCCGCGCGAGCAGGTCGAGGCGATCGGCCGCTGGGCGGCAGGGCACGGCCTGTGGGTGGTCACCGACGAGATCTACGAGCACCTCGTGTACGGCGAGACCGAGTTCACCAGCATCGCCACCGCCGTGCCCGAGCTCGGCGACAAGGTCGTCATCCTGAACGGGGTCGCCAAGACCTACGCCATGACCGGCTGGCGGGTCGGCTGGCTCATCGGCCCCTCCGACGTGGTGAAGGCCGCGACCAACCTGCAGTCGCACGCCACCTCCAACGTCTGCAACGTCGCCCAGGTCGCCGCGCTGGCCGCGGTGAACGGCGACCTGTCGGCGGTGGCGCGGATGCGCGAGGCGTTCGACCGCCGCCGCAGGACCATGGTCAGGATGCTCAACGAGATCCCCGGCGTGGTCTGCCCCGAGCCGCAGGGCGCCTTCTACGTCTACCCGTCGGTGAAGGCGCTGCTCGGCAAGGAGCTGCGCGGCAGGCGCCCGCAGACCTCGGCCGAGCTGGCCGAGCTGATCCTCGAGGAGGCCGAGGTCGCCGTCGTGCCCGGTGAGGCTTTCGGCACTCCCGGCTACTTCCGCCTGTCCTACGCGCTGGGCGACGACGACCTGGTCGAGGGCGTCAGCCGCCTCCAGAAGCTCCTGTCCGAAGCCGTCTGA
- the rplJ gene encoding 50S ribosomal protein L10 yields MARADKATAVAELKSEFEGSSAAVLTEYRGLTVAQLKQLRIALGGNAKFAVAKNTLTKIAATEAGVTGLDDLLVGPTAVAFVTGDVVEAAKGLRDFAKANPLLVIKGGFMEGKALDAAEITKLADLESREVLLAKLAGAMKAKQSAAAAVFAALPTNMAQLAEALRAKREEAGE; encoded by the coding sequence ATGGCGAGGGCGGATAAGGCGACAGCGGTTGCCGAGCTCAAGAGCGAGTTCGAGGGCAGCAGCGCCGCCGTTCTGACCGAGTACCGCGGTCTCACCGTCGCGCAGCTCAAGCAGCTGCGTATTGCGCTCGGTGGGAACGCGAAGTTCGCCGTGGCGAAGAACACCCTGACCAAGATCGCGGCCACCGAGGCCGGCGTGACTGGTCTCGACGACCTGCTGGTCGGCCCGACCGCCGTTGCCTTCGTCACGGGCGACGTCGTCGAGGCCGCGAAGGGTCTGCGTGACTTCGCCAAGGCCAATCCCCTTCTGGTGATCAAGGGCGGCTTCATGGAGGGCAAGGCCCTCGACGCCGCTGAGATCACCAAGCTCGCTGACCTCGAGTCCCGTGAGGTTCTCCTCGCGAAGCTGGCCGGTGCGATGAAGGCGAAGCAGTCCGCTGCTGCCGCCGTGTTCGCCGCGCTGCCCACCAACATGGCTCAGCTGGCCGAAGCCCTTCGCGCCAAGCGCGAAGAGGCTGGCGAGTAA
- a CDS encoding adenosine deaminase: MPRPLAELPKAHLHLHFTGSMRHSTLIELAREQGLHLPDALEEDWPPQLHATDERGWFRFQRLYDIARSVLRREEDIYRLVREAAEDEAAEGSGWLEIQVDPSGFASRFGGLTTTLELMLDAVDRAAKAAGIGIATVVAANRTRHPLDARTLARLATQYAGRGVVGFGLSNDERRGRAREFEHAFRIARRAGLLAVPHGGELLGPESVAECVDDLDADRVGHGVRAAESARLMERLADRQICCEVCPTSNVGLGVVPGAEDVPLRRLFDAGVPIALGADDPLLFGARLLPQYELARHVYGFSDQELAELARQSIRSSAAPESVRKELLKGVDDWLASPSAE; this comes from the coding sequence ATGCCACGTCCCCTGGCCGAGCTGCCCAAGGCTCATCTGCACCTGCACTTCACCGGCTCGATGCGGCACTCGACGCTGATCGAACTGGCCAGGGAGCAGGGCCTGCACCTGCCCGACGCGCTTGAAGAGGACTGGCCGCCCCAGCTCCACGCGACCGACGAGCGGGGCTGGTTCAGGTTCCAGCGCCTGTACGACATCGCCAGGTCGGTGCTGAGGCGCGAGGAGGACATCTACCGGCTGGTGCGCGAGGCGGCCGAGGACGAGGCCGCCGAGGGCTCGGGCTGGCTGGAGATCCAGGTGGACCCCTCGGGGTTCGCCTCACGGTTCGGCGGGCTGACCACGACGCTGGAGCTGATGCTCGACGCCGTCGACCGGGCCGCCAAGGCGGCGGGCATCGGGATCGCGACCGTCGTGGCGGCGAACAGGACCAGGCACCCGCTCGACGCCAGGACACTGGCCAGGCTCGCCACGCAGTACGCCGGCAGGGGCGTGGTCGGGTTCGGGCTGTCCAACGACGAGCGCAGGGGGCGGGCGCGCGAGTTCGAGCACGCCTTCAGGATCGCCAGGCGGGCGGGGCTGCTGGCGGTGCCTCACGGAGGTGAGCTGCTCGGTCCCGAGAGCGTCGCGGAGTGCGTCGACGACCTCGACGCCGACAGGGTCGGACACGGCGTGCGGGCGGCGGAGTCGGCGCGGCTGATGGAGCGGCTGGCCGACCGGCAGATCTGCTGCGAGGTGTGCCCGACCTCCAACGTCGGGCTCGGCGTGGTCCCGGGGGCGGAGGACGTGCCGCTGCGCAGGCTGTTCGACGCCGGGGTGCCGATCGCGCTGGGCGCCGACGACCCGCTGCTGTTCGGGGCCAGGCTGCTGCCGCAGTACGAGCTGGCGCGCCACGTCTACGGCTTCAGCGACCAGGAGCTGGCCGAGCTGGCGCGGCAGTCGATCAGGTCGTCGGCCGCCCCCGAGTCGGTGCGCAAGGAGCTGTTGAAGGGCGTGGACGACTGGCTCGCCTCGCCCTCAGCGGAGTGA
- the rplK gene encoding 50S ribosomal protein L11, translating into MPPKKKIAALVKVQLPAGQATPAPPVGTALGPHGVNIMDFVKQYNAATEAQRGNIIPVEITIFEDRSFTFITKTPPAPELIKKALGLDKGSAVPHKDKVGKLSREQLRSIAETKMPDLNANDVEAAEKIIAGTARSMGITVAE; encoded by the coding sequence ATGCCTCCGAAGAAGAAGATCGCGGCACTGGTCAAGGTCCAGCTTCCCGCTGGCCAGGCCACGCCCGCCCCGCCGGTCGGTACCGCCCTCGGTCCGCACGGCGTCAACATCATGGACTTCGTGAAGCAGTACAACGCTGCCACCGAGGCCCAGCGGGGCAACATCATCCCCGTCGAGATCACCATTTTCGAGGACCGCAGCTTCACCTTCATCACGAAGACGCCTCCGGCGCCTGAGCTGATCAAGAAGGCGCTCGGTCTCGACAAGGGCTCTGCGGTTCCCCACAAGGACAAGGTCGGCAAGCTGAGCCGCGAGCAGCTGCGCAGCATCGCCGAGACGAAGATGCCCGACCTCAACGCCAACGACGTCGAGGCCGCCGAGAAGATCATCGCCGGCACCGCCCGGTCGATGGGCATCACCGTCGCCGAGTAA
- the rplA gene encoding 50S ribosomal protein L1: MKRSKAHKNASAQVDRDKLYTPAEAAKLAKATSTTKFDATVEVALRLGVDPRKADQIVRGTVNLPHGTGKTARVLVFATGDRAEAAREAGADIIGADELIDDIAKGNRLNEFDAVVATPDLMGKVGRLGRVLGPRGLMPNPKTGTVTPDVAKAVTEIKGGKIEFRTDRQANLHFIIGKTSFGERQLIENYAAALDEVLRLKPSAAKGRYVKKVTFSTTMGPGVPVDPNVTRAMTAELEG; encoded by the coding sequence GTGAAGCGCAGCAAGGCGCACAAGAACGCGTCGGCGCAGGTCGACCGCGACAAGCTCTACACCCCCGCCGAGGCCGCGAAGCTGGCCAAGGCGACCTCCACCACCAAGTTCGACGCCACCGTCGAGGTGGCGCTGCGGCTGGGTGTCGACCCTCGCAAGGCCGACCAGATCGTGCGCGGCACGGTCAACCTCCCGCACGGCACCGGTAAGACCGCCCGGGTCCTGGTCTTCGCGACCGGTGACCGTGCCGAGGCTGCCCGCGAGGCCGGCGCCGACATCATCGGCGCCGACGAGCTCATCGACGACATCGCCAAGGGCAACAGGCTCAACGAGTTCGACGCCGTCGTCGCCACCCCCGACCTGATGGGCAAGGTCGGCCGCCTGGGCCGTGTCCTCGGCCCGCGTGGTCTCATGCCGAACCCGAAGACCGGCACCGTGACCCCGGACGTGGCCAAGGCCGTGACGGAGATCAAGGGCGGCAAGATCGAGTTCCGCACCGACCGTCAGGCGAACCTGCACTTCATCATCGGCAAGACGTCGTTCGGTGAGCGCCAGCTCATCGAGAACTACGCCGCGGCCCTTGACGAGGTGCTGCGTCTCAAGCCGTCCGCGGCCAAGGGGCGTTACGTCAAGAAGGTCACCTTCTCCACCACGATGGGTCCGGGTGTCCCGGTCGACCCCAACGTGACTCGCGCGATGACCGCCGAGCTCGAGGGCTGA
- a CDS encoding MlaE family ABC transporter permease yields MAHAGDTARAALRRPFHRREFLQQAWFIVSVSELPTALVAIPFGAVPALQSGNLIRQFGAQSFTGGTAVLALVREASSVVIAGAAGSALCADLGARVIREEIDAMRVLGIDPLHRLVVPRVAACALVTPLLNGLVRVVGLVAGHSFSVLAQGGSPGAYLQSFSALARLSAPWTAEGKALVFSGCTAGLIASYKGLSAAGRPKGVGDAVNQTVVFSAMALFAENFLISAAAA; encoded by the coding sequence GTGGCGCACGCAGGTGACACCGCCAGGGCGGCGCTCAGGCGGCCGTTCCACCGGCGGGAGTTCCTGCAGCAGGCGTGGTTCATCGTCAGCGTGAGCGAACTGCCGACCGCGCTGGTCGCGATCCCGTTCGGCGCGGTGCCGGCGCTGCAGTCCGGCAACCTCATCCGCCAGTTCGGCGCCCAGTCCTTCACCGGTGGGACGGCCGTGCTCGCCCTCGTGCGCGAAGCGAGTTCGGTCGTGATCGCGGGCGCGGCCGGCAGCGCGCTCTGCGCCGACCTCGGCGCGCGCGTGATCCGCGAGGAGATCGACGCGATGCGGGTGTTGGGCATCGACCCGCTGCACCGGCTCGTGGTCCCCCGCGTCGCGGCGTGCGCGCTGGTGACGCCGCTGCTCAACGGCCTCGTCAGGGTGGTCGGGCTGGTGGCGGGCCACTCCTTCAGCGTGCTCGCCCAGGGCGGCTCGCCCGGCGCCTACCTGCAGTCGTTCAGCGCGCTGGCGCGCCTGTCGGCCCCGTGGACGGCCGAGGGCAAGGCGCTGGTCTTCTCGGGGTGTACAGCCGGGCTCATCGCCTCCTACAAGGGCCTCAGCGCCGCGGGGAGGCCCAAGGGCGTGGGCGACGCGGTCAACCAGACGGTGGTGTTCTCGGCGATGGCCCTCTTCGCCGAGAACTTCCTCATCAGCGCGGCGGCGGCGTGA
- a CDS encoding PASTA domain-containing protein, translating to MKVEEGLAEAMAARVADVHAPSTMGESVRRRHRRHVIRFRVAGAALMTAALAAGAPMVLSMSSGSTVVAQAPITVKIVTEVTVPDLTDMTLAEAQAALRAVGLVGERSTGHEHVFGQEPKPGTEAPSGSTVKLYLREEAPQALGDLGDGRTFGGITLGYLPEGLVWSKWSNSWSDKKAQGHTSYTTSYDTPDGRPGEYGIQVMVHEGEAGRQIEARLKRDGVELVDLGGRQAYVAELEPSVRSIGFKLRDDLAVEVLMSPVRAKKLGAEAVSTELKKIAEGIRPAE from the coding sequence ATGAAGGTCGAAGAGGGGCTCGCCGAGGCGATGGCCGCCCGGGTGGCCGACGTGCACGCGCCGTCCACGATGGGCGAGAGCGTGCGCAGGAGGCACCGCAGGCACGTGATCAGATTCAGGGTCGCGGGGGCGGCCCTCATGACCGCCGCCCTGGCGGCGGGGGCTCCCATGGTCCTGTCGATGAGCTCGGGCTCCACGGTGGTGGCCCAGGCGCCCATCACCGTGAAGATCGTGACCGAGGTGACGGTGCCCGACCTGACCGACATGACGCTGGCCGAGGCGCAGGCGGCGCTGCGGGCGGTCGGTCTGGTCGGCGAGAGGTCGACAGGGCACGAGCACGTCTTCGGCCAGGAGCCGAAGCCGGGCACGGAGGCGCCTTCGGGCTCGACCGTCAAGCTCTACCTGAGGGAGGAGGCGCCCCAGGCGCTCGGCGATCTGGGCGACGGCCGCACGTTCGGCGGCATCACGCTCGGCTACCTGCCCGAAGGGCTGGTGTGGAGCAAGTGGTCGAACAGCTGGTCCGACAAGAAGGCACAGGGCCACACCAGCTACACCACCAGCTACGACACTCCTGACGGCCGCCCCGGCGAGTATGGCATCCAGGTCATGGTTCACGAGGGTGAGGCGGGCAGGCAGATCGAGGCCCGCCTGAAGCGCGACGGTGTCGAGCTCGTCGACCTCGGCGGCAGGCAGGCCTACGTGGCCGAGCTTGAGCCGAGCGTTCGGAGCATCGGCTTCAAGCTGCGCGACGACCTCGCGGTCGAGGTGCTGATGAGCCCTGTCAGGGCCAAGAAGCTCGGCGCCGAGGCGGTCTCCACCGAGCTGAAGAAGATCGCCGAAGGGATCCGCCCGGCGGAGTGA
- the rplL gene encoding 50S ribosomal protein L7/L12, giving the protein MAKLSTDELLDAFKEMTLLELSEFVKLFEDTFDVKAAAPVAVAAAGPVGAAPAEEAAEQDEFDVILEAAGDKKIQVIKEIRALTSLGLKEAKDLVDGAPKPVFDAKVNKEQAEKAKAALEGAGATVTVK; this is encoded by the coding sequence ATGGCGAAGCTCAGCACCGACGAGCTGCTCGACGCGTTCAAGGAGATGACCCTCCTCGAGCTGTCCGAGTTCGTGAAGCTCTTCGAGGACACCTTCGACGTCAAGGCTGCCGCCCCGGTCGCCGTTGCCGCCGCCGGCCCGGTCGGCGCCGCTCCGGCTGAAGAGGCTGCGGAGCAGGACGAGTTCGACGTCATCCTCGAGGCCGCCGGCGACAAGAAGATCCAGGTCATCAAGGAGATCCGCGCGCTGACCTCCCTCGGCCTGAAGGAGGCCAAGGACCTGGTCGACGGCGCTCCGAAGCCTGTCTTCGACGCCAAGGTCAACAAGGAGCAGGCGGAGAAGGCCAAGGCTGCCCTCGAGGGCGCCGGCGCCACCGTCACCGTCAAGTAA
- a CDS encoding SigE family RNA polymerase sigma factor translates to MTEEHEAAFDQFLAARSTSLLRTAILVCGASQHDAEDLVQHALEKVYRHWPRIRHDNPDAYARRVVMNAAISAARRRKIIQEITFARPPETEAAVPDLDLRDALMAELRRLPARMRAVLVLRYWEDLSESATAAALGCSLGTVKSQAARGLARIRENMKEGALV, encoded by the coding sequence ATGACGGAAGAACATGAGGCGGCCTTCGATCAGTTCCTGGCCGCCCGAAGCACGTCACTGCTGCGCACCGCGATCCTGGTATGCGGGGCGTCGCAGCACGACGCGGAGGACCTCGTCCAGCACGCGCTGGAGAAGGTCTATCGGCACTGGCCGAGGATCAGGCACGACAACCCCGACGCCTACGCGCGCAGGGTCGTCATGAACGCGGCCATCTCCGCGGCCCGCCGCCGCAAGATCATTCAGGAGATCACGTTCGCCAGGCCGCCCGAGACCGAGGCGGCGGTGCCCGACCTCGATCTGCGCGACGCGCTCATGGCGGAGCTGCGCAGGCTGCCCGCACGGATGCGGGCCGTCCTGGTGCTGCGCTACTGGGAGGACCTGTCGGAGTCGGCCACGGCGGCGGCGCTCGGCTGCTCGCTCGGCACGGTCAAGAGTCAGGCGGCGCGGGGGCTCGCCAGAATCCGCGAGAACATGAAGGAAGGAGCGCTCGTATGA
- the secE gene encoding preprotein translocase subunit SecE produces MAIDTHSETAGKPSGEKKSKRTSPALFYRQVVNELRKVIWPTRKDLITYTAVVLVFVLIMVAIVSGLDALFTEGVLRIFGGS; encoded by the coding sequence GTGGCGATCGACACGCACAGCGAGACCGCCGGCAAGCCGAGCGGCGAAAAGAAGTCGAAGCGCACTTCTCCTGCCCTTTTCTATCGGCAGGTCGTCAACGAGCTGCGTAAGGTCATCTGGCCGACGCGCAAGGATCTCATCACCTACACCGCGGTCGTTCTGGTATTCGTTCTGATCATGGTTGCGATCGTGTCGGGGCTTGACGCCCTGTTCACGGAGGGCGTCCTGCGGATCTTCGGCGGCAGCTGA
- a CDS encoding LppX_LprAFG lipoprotein produces the protein MLKRRITLAAVATGAAALVAVAGCGSTGATASGAVPIQVNLAAAEVLEQAAQKTQEVTSYTVDAVVDVTDPQEGSGKVQGRMIYQSKPQLAADLTLDSANFGGKSLPGGARAVLQGDHVYLRVEALNQMLGATKPWIKVSLNEAAGGDASRYLEQVQQFDLANVTKLVTASQNVKQVGTEAVGGVDTTHYSGTFPVDAAVQQLPADKQEQAKKHMAELKDVTFDIWVGADGLPRKLAMTGAEKGATFNANLFFKGFNEPVSIVAPPAEQVGDLPKHGGN, from the coding sequence ATGCTGAAGCGCAGGATTACTCTCGCCGCCGTCGCGACGGGCGCCGCCGCCCTGGTCGCGGTCGCCGGTTGTGGATCGACAGGAGCGACCGCGTCCGGGGCGGTGCCCATCCAGGTGAACCTGGCCGCCGCCGAGGTCCTGGAGCAGGCCGCGCAGAAGACACAGGAGGTCACGAGCTACACCGTGGACGCCGTCGTGGACGTGACGGACCCGCAGGAGGGCTCGGGCAAGGTCCAGGGGCGGATGATCTACCAGAGCAAGCCCCAGCTCGCCGCCGACCTGACCCTCGACAGCGCCAACTTCGGCGGGAAGAGCCTGCCGGGCGGGGCGCGGGCCGTACTGCAGGGCGACCACGTCTACCTGCGTGTCGAGGCGCTGAACCAGATGCTCGGCGCCACCAAGCCGTGGATCAAGGTGTCGCTGAACGAGGCGGCCGGCGGTGACGCGAGCAGGTACCTCGAGCAGGTCCAGCAGTTCGACCTGGCGAACGTCACCAAGCTGGTCACCGCCTCCCAGAACGTCAAGCAGGTCGGCACCGAGGCCGTGGGCGGCGTCGACACCACCCACTACAGCGGCACGTTCCCGGTGGACGCGGCCGTGCAGCAACTGCCCGCCGACAAGCAGGAGCAGGCCAAGAAGCACATGGCCGAGCTCAAGGACGTCACGTTCGACATCTGGGTCGGCGCGGACGGCCTGCCGCGCAAGCTGGCGATGACCGGCGCGGAGAAGGGCGCCACGTTCAACGCCAACCTGTTCTTCAAGGGCTTCAACGAGCCGGTCTCCATCGTCGCGCCGCCCGCCGAGCAGGTGGGCGACCTGCCCAAGCACGGCGGAAACTGA
- the nusG gene encoding transcription termination/antitermination protein NusG, protein MSETSDTPREEWDDDVAAEESIDEVEETDVEEAEDADDVEESDEAPVAVVEEEEDEVEAIDPVEEFKRSLRGQLGEWYVIHSYAGYENRVKSNIESRNVSLNMEDYIFQVEVPTHTVQEFKSGKKVPVKERVLPGYVLVRMDLTDESWAAVRNTPGVTGFVGLSNKPSPLSIDEVAKLLAPEPTEEAKKATAKAATGPTVEFEIGESVTVMDGPFATLPASVSEISPESQKLKVLVSIFGRETPVELSFNQVSKI, encoded by the coding sequence GTGTCCGAGACTTCAGACACCCCTCGCGAGGAGTGGGACGACGACGTCGCCGCTGAGGAGTCCATCGACGAGGTCGAGGAGACCGACGTCGAGGAAGCCGAAGACGCCGACGACGTCGAGGAGTCCGACGAGGCTCCGGTGGCCGTCGTCGAGGAGGAAGAGGACGAGGTCGAGGCCATCGACCCCGTCGAGGAGTTCAAGCGCTCCCTGCGCGGCCAGCTCGGCGAGTGGTACGTCATCCACTCCTACGCCGGCTACGAGAACCGCGTGAAGTCCAACATCGAGAGCCGTAACGTGTCGCTCAACATGGAGGACTACATCTTCCAGGTCGAGGTGCCCACGCACACCGTCCAGGAGTTCAAGAGCGGCAAGAAGGTTCCGGTCAAGGAGCGCGTGCTGCCCGGCTACGTGCTGGTGCGCATGGACCTCACAGACGAGTCCTGGGCCGCCGTGCGCAACACGCCCGGCGTGACCGGTTTCGTCGGCCTCTCCAACAAGCCGAGCCCGCTCAGCATCGACGAGGTCGCCAAGCTGCTGGCGCCCGAGCCGACCGAGGAAGCCAAGAAGGCCACCGCCAAGGCGGCCACGGGCCCCACGGTCGAGTTCGAGATCGGCGAGTCGGTCACCGTCATGGACGGCCCGTTCGCCACGCTGCCCGCCTCGGTCAGCGAGATCAGCCCCGAGTCGCAGAAGCTCAAGGTGCTGGTGTCGATCTTCGGTCGCGAGACCCCGGTCGAGCTGTCGTTCAACCAGGTCTCGAAGATCTGA
- a CDS encoding ABC transporter ATP-binding protein: MGVEVVVDGLTKSFGRQVIWEDVSLTLPAGEISVLLGPSGTGKSVFLKTLVGLLRPERGHIWIDGYDLANCSENKLYELRRLFGVLFQDGALFGSLSLYDNIAFPLREHTKKSETQIRQIVMEKMELVGLLGAESKLPGEISGGMRKRAGLARALVLDPEIILFDEPDSGLDPVRTSYLNQLIVDLNAEIEATFLIVTHDINTARTVPDDIGLLFRRELVMFGPREMLLSSDEPVVRQFLNARRHGPIGMSEEKDVSELEAEAQLGHDPGALPPIPPQLMPSGNVIRRTQKAPGSWLAANGVIPPQGSFVDERGRNWLEEYPRLVNAHMNGVH; this comes from the coding sequence GTGGGCGTCGAGGTCGTGGTCGATGGGCTGACGAAGTCGTTCGGCAGGCAGGTCATCTGGGAGGACGTCTCGCTGACGCTCCCCGCCGGCGAGATCTCGGTGCTGCTCGGCCCCTCCGGCACCGGCAAGTCCGTCTTCCTCAAGACCCTCGTCGGCCTGCTGCGGCCCGAGCGCGGTCACATCTGGATCGACGGCTACGACCTGGCCAACTGCAGCGAGAACAAGCTCTACGAGCTGCGCAGGCTGTTCGGCGTGCTCTTCCAGGACGGCGCGCTGTTCGGCTCGCTCAGCCTCTACGACAACATCGCCTTCCCGCTGCGCGAGCACACCAAGAAGAGCGAGACGCAGATCCGCCAGATCGTCATGGAGAAGATGGAGCTGGTCGGCCTGCTCGGCGCCGAGAGCAAGCTGCCGGGCGAGATCTCGGGCGGCATGCGCAAGCGCGCGGGCCTGGCCAGGGCGCTCGTGCTCGATCCCGAGATCATCCTGTTCGACGAGCCCGACTCCGGCCTCGACCCGGTCCGCACCTCCTACCTCAACCAGCTGATCGTCGACCTCAACGCCGAGATCGAGGCGACCTTCCTCATCGTCACCCACGACATCAACACCGCCCGCACGGTGCCCGACGACATCGGGCTGCTGTTCAGGCGCGAGCTGGTGATGTTCGGCCCCCGCGAGATGCTGCTGTCCAGCGACGAGCCGGTGGTCAGGCAGTTCCTCAACGCCCGCAGGCACGGCCCGATCGGCATGTCGGAGGAGAAGGACGTCTCCGAGCTGGAGGCCGAGGCGCAGCTGGGCCACGACCCCGGCGCACTGCCGCCCATCCCGCCGCAGCTGATGCCCAGCGGCAACGTGATCCGCCGCACGCAGAAGGCGCCGGGCTCGTGGCTGGCCGCCAACGGGGTGATCCCGCCGCAGGGCTCCTTCGTCGACGAGCGCGGCCGCAACTGGCTGGAGGAGTACCCCCGGCTGGTCAACGCGCACATGAACGGCGTGCACTGA